In one window of Erythrolamprus reginae isolate rEryReg1 chromosome 1, rEryReg1.hap1, whole genome shotgun sequence DNA:
- the LOC139160156 gene encoding testis-specific serine/threonine-protein kinase 6-like: MSKSSGGDRWLNELGYKLGQTLGEGSYSKVRVATSAKYKGPLAIKVVDRRRAPPDFVHKFLPRELSILRAIRHPNIVRVFEFIEVCNGKLYIVMEAASTDLLQLVQQLGKLPCIPEARDIFLQVVSAVRYLHDRNLVHRDLKCENVLLTADGRRAKLTDFGFGRESRGYPDLSTTYCGSAAYASPEVLLGIPYDPKKYDVWSLGVVLYVMVTGCMPFDDSHIHSMPRRQKKGVFYPEGLPPLPEPCKSLIAQLLQFSPASRPGVGQVAKNNWLKGGTLNKEPSSK; this comes from the coding sequence ATGTCGAAGAGTTCTGGAGGGGACAGATGGCTAAATGAGCTTGGCTACAAGCTGGGCCAAACGCTGGGGGAGGGCAGCTATTCAAAAGTAAGGGTAGCGACCTCAGCCAAATACAAAGGCCCTCTAGCCATCAAAGTAGTAGACCGACGCCGGGCACCCCCTGACTTTGTACACAAGTTTCTCCCACGAGAGCTGTCCATCTTACGGGCAATTCGTCACCCCAACATTGTACGTGTTTTTGAATTCATTGAAGTTTGCAATGGGAAACTTTATATTGTAATGGAAGCTGCTTCCACTGACTTACTACAACTGGTGCAACAACTGGGGAAGTTACCCTGCATCCCAGAAGCTCGAGACATCTTCCTCCAAGTCGTGAGCGCGGTACGTTACTTGCATGACCGAAATTTGGTGCATCGGGACCTTAAATGTGAAAATGTACTCCTCACTGCAGATGGACGTCGGGCAAAGTTGACTGACTTTGGCTTTGGGAGGGAGTCACGTGGGTATCCGGACCTGAGCACCACATACTGTGGCTCTGCTGCCTATGCCTCCCCAGAAGTGCTGCTGGGCATTCCCTATGATCCCAAGAAGTATGATGTGTGGAGTCTGGGAGTAGTACTGTATGTGATGGTTACTGGATGTATGCCCTTTGATGACAGCCATATCCACAGTATGCCCCGACGCCAAAAGAAGGGGGTGTTCTATCCAGAGGGTCTCCCTCCCTTACCTGAACCCTGCAAATCCCTCATTGCCCAATTGCTTCAGTTTAGTCCAGCTTCCCGACCTGGAGTAGGGCAAGTGGCCAAAAACAACTGGCTGAAAGGAGGAACCTTAAACAAAGAACCTTCTTCTAAATAA